One segment of Chloroflexota bacterium DNA contains the following:
- a CDS encoding aminoglycoside phosphotransferase family protein yields MRGGHPSDRLLAALLGACGAIVREPLGERTRHQVQRIRAGRRSWVLKTYRRETDEHFAHRFRREERVLTLLAASAPGLAPALEAGVIGTDQAFLVMDDLGVGAASLHRVLSGSGCPIEPLAKAVAALAEWHAVTADLHDLLAAFCQSIVLDRNDRETLARRHLLALRRIGVELPAAKARSFAGRVIDPLLESAPRVLHNSANALNFVVRADGSVALIDFETISLGPLEIDLGELAIHPAVFGRHGLAGTAALYPGDVDPEALARAGLLRAIDSCGALARQARQDPDPESAGKLDRRARRYREVAIQIAEEIGVDDCGIPAA; encoded by the coding sequence ATGAGGGGCGGACATCCAAGCGACAGACTCCTTGCGGCGTTGCTGGGAGCGTGCGGCGCAATAGTGCGCGAACCGCTCGGCGAACGGACCCGCCACCAGGTGCAGCGCATTCGCGCCGGCCGGCGCAGCTGGGTGCTAAAAACCTACCGGCGCGAAACCGATGAGCACTTTGCGCACCGCTTCCGCCGCGAGGAGCGCGTCCTGACGCTTCTGGCGGCTTCGGCGCCGGGGCTCGCGCCGGCACTTGAGGCCGGAGTCATAGGAACCGACCAGGCGTTTCTGGTCATGGACGATCTGGGGGTGGGAGCGGCCAGCCTGCACCGGGTGCTCAGCGGCTCCGGGTGCCCGATCGAACCGCTCGCCAAGGCGGTGGCAGCGCTGGCCGAGTGGCACGCCGTCACCGCGGATCTGCACGACTTATTGGCCGCGTTCTGTCAGAGCATCGTGCTGGATCGAAACGATCGGGAAACGCTGGCGCGCCGACACCTCCTCGCCCTCCGGCGAATTGGTGTGGAGTTGCCGGCAGCTAAGGCCCGTTCCTTTGCGGGCCGGGTCATCGATCCCCTGCTGGAGAGCGCGCCGCGGGTCTTACACAACTCGGCGAATGCGCTAAATTTCGTCGTTCGGGCGGACGGATCGGTAGCGCTGATCGACTTTGAGACTATTTCGCTTGGGCCGCTCGAAATCGACCTCGGCGAACTGGCGATACACCCCGCTGTGTTCGGCCGCCACGGCCTTGCCGGGACGGCCGCCTTGTACCCGGGCGATGTGGACCCGGAAGCGCTGGCGCGCGCCGGCTTGCTGCGGGCCATCGATTCCTGCGGGGCGCTGGCGCGGCAGGCGCGGCAGGACCCCGATCCGGAGTCGGCCGGCAAACTGGATCGCCGTGCGCGCCGCTACCGGGAAGTGGCCATCCAGATTGCCGAAGAGATCGGCGTCGACGACTGCGGGATTCCGGCAGCGTGA
- the alr gene encoding alanine racemase, translating to MILLEDFLTATGGRLSGSVERRRWSGFAHDSRQVAADRIFVAMRTESGDGHAYIADAVGNGARLIVCERDPQIDCAHILVKDSGRALRDYGRWAVERFNPTVVAVCGSVGKTTVREFAQQLFSRQRLTFRNPENFNGLTGLPLALGELGREHAFAILEMASDTRGEIAALAEIAPPKVCLLTTFDETYIEYFGSMSEIAAEHAPIVTALGSRGLLIYPAGDPIAAELAAAHSGPKFAYGIGSGQLRAEQLASDSDRSTFLLCGQGDEVEVELPHGGRGQVLCLLAALGAGLRLGFDPDQLVRDSRKLQAPPGRLRRLAGKGGVTLSDDSFSTSPASLANGLELLRRSGGNRICVLSGFEHLGPHEAAAARRVADDLAKTDEVVFYGPDTAVLRSAARAAGLADGQIHRALNPSQARLQVERLAKPGDTVYVKGGPGARLEQLVASLIADPSDAAQLCRQTRIWQNVITINPDEPVWARIDLDAITANTEAFGQHFGPGTEMIAVLKAEGYGHGALRVATAALDGGASRVAVARPGEARELRAAGLDAPILVLGVTLPRQLRTAILADCELTVCDAEQIQALDAAARGLGRRVAMHLKLDTGMGRIGASPDDGPDLARMIVESPNTSLAGVYTHFGQASETDLSRARDQFSAFEEVLADLERAGIDSGLRHCAATAAALRIPAARLDAVRLGIGLLGIAPGPGIGLPPGCRPALSMHARVVQVRPQKAGAVIGYGTSGRLGRDALIATVGAGYGDGFRRGPRAWGPVMIRGRKVPIVGQVCMDMFMVDVTDVPEVRVGDQVELIGPQLPARIAAERTETIAYEVVSSLLSRVPRV from the coding sequence GTGATCCTGCTTGAAGACTTTCTGACCGCGACCGGCGGACGCCTAAGCGGTTCGGTGGAGCGCCGGCGTTGGAGCGGATTTGCCCACGACAGCCGTCAGGTGGCCGCCGACCGGATATTCGTGGCCATGCGTACCGAATCCGGCGACGGACACGCTTACATTGCCGACGCGGTGGGCAACGGCGCGCGGTTAATCGTCTGCGAGCGCGATCCGCAAATCGATTGCGCTCACATCCTGGTCAAGGATTCGGGCCGTGCGCTGCGCGATTACGGGCGGTGGGCCGTTGAACGGTTCAATCCGACAGTGGTTGCGGTTTGCGGATCGGTCGGCAAGACGACGGTGCGCGAATTCGCCCAACAACTCTTTTCCCGACAGCGACTGACCTTTCGCAACCCGGAAAACTTCAACGGTCTGACCGGACTTCCCCTGGCACTCGGCGAATTGGGCCGCGAGCACGCTTTCGCCATCCTGGAAATGGCCTCCGACACCCGCGGCGAGATCGCCGCCCTGGCCGAGATCGCCCCGCCAAAAGTGTGTCTGCTGACCACGTTCGACGAGACCTATATCGAATACTTCGGTTCGATGTCGGAAATCGCGGCGGAACACGCCCCGATAGTGACTGCGCTGGGTTCGAGAGGATTGCTCATTTACCCGGCCGGCGACCCGATCGCCGCGGAACTGGCGGCCGCTCATTCGGGGCCCAAGTTCGCGTACGGAATCGGATCTGGCCAGCTACGCGCCGAACAGCTCGCTTCCGATTCGGACCGATCAACGTTCCTGCTCTGCGGGCAGGGTGATGAGGTCGAAGTGGAGCTGCCGCACGGCGGGCGCGGCCAGGTTCTCTGCCTGTTGGCGGCGCTCGGCGCCGGGCTGCGGCTGGGTTTTGACCCGGACCAACTGGTTCGCGACAGCAGAAAACTGCAAGCGCCGCCGGGCAGGCTTCGCCGGCTGGCCGGAAAGGGTGGCGTTACCCTGTCCGACGACAGCTTTTCGACTTCGCCGGCATCGCTTGCCAATGGACTCGAACTGCTGCGCCGGTCAGGCGGGAATCGGATTTGCGTGCTCTCCGGCTTCGAGCATTTGGGCCCACACGAAGCCGCTGCGGCGCGGCGGGTGGCCGATGATCTGGCCAAGACCGACGAGGTTGTTTTCTACGGGCCGGACACCGCGGTTCTGCGGTCGGCGGCGCGCGCCGCCGGGCTGGCCGACGGCCAGATCCACCGGGCGCTAAACCCAAGCCAGGCCCGATTGCAGGTCGAGCGCCTGGCCAAACCTGGCGACACCGTCTATGTGAAAGGCGGTCCAGGAGCGCGCTTGGAGCAACTCGTTGCCTCGCTGATCGCAGATCCGTCCGATGCCGCCCAGCTTTGTCGGCAAACCCGGATCTGGCAGAACGTAATTACGATCAATCCCGACGAGCCAGTCTGGGCGCGCATCGATCTGGACGCGATCACCGCCAACACCGAGGCGTTTGGTCAACACTTTGGCCCCGGCACCGAAATGATCGCGGTGCTCAAGGCCGAGGGCTACGGCCACGGCGCCCTCCGTGTGGCCACGGCCGCCCTGGACGGGGGTGCCAGCCGAGTCGCGGTCGCCCGACCCGGTGAGGCGCGCGAGCTTCGGGCGGCCGGGCTGGATGCGCCGATCCTGGTTCTGGGGGTAACCCTCCCGCGACAGCTGCGGACCGCGATTCTGGCCGATTGCGAACTCACCGTTTGCGATGCGGAACAGATCCAGGCGCTCGACGCCGCCGCCCGGGGACTGGGGCGTCGGGTCGCGATGCACCTGAAATTGGACACCGGGATGGGCCGCATCGGAGCCAGCCCGGACGACGGACCGGACCTGGCGCGAATGATCGTGGAGTCTCCAAACACCTCCCTGGCCGGCGTTTACACGCACTTCGGGCAGGCGAGCGAGACCGACCTCTCACGCGCCCGTGACCAGTTCTCTGCTTTCGAGGAGGTGCTCGCCGACTTGGAACGGGCCGGTATCGACTCCGGACTGCGCCATTGCGCCGCCACCGCGGCGGCGCTGCGCATTCCGGCAGCGCGGTTGGACGCGGTTCGACTGGGAATTGGATTGCTCGGAATCGCCCCCGGTCCCGGCATAGGATTGCCCCCCGGCTGTCGCCCGGCGCTTTCCATGCACGCCCGGGTAGTGCAAGTCAGACCGCAAAAGGCCGGGGCCGTGATCGGATACGGCACCTCCGGGCGACTTGGCCGTGATGCGCTGATCGCCACCGTGGGAGCCGGTTACGGCGACGGGTTCCGGCGCGGACCGCGCGCCTGGGGTCCGGTGATGATCCGCGGGCGCAAAGTCCCGATAGTGGGCCAAGTCTGCATGGACATGTTCATGGTCGATGTGACCGACGTGCCCGAGGTCCGGGTCGGCGACCAAGTCGAATTGATCGGTCCCCAACTGCCGGCCCGGATCGCCGCCGAACGCACTGAAACCATCGCTTACGAAGTAGTCTCGTCGCTGCTGTCGCGGGTGCCCCGTGTCTGA